A window of the Schlesneria paludicola DSM 18645 genome harbors these coding sequences:
- a CDS encoding L-threonylcarbamoyladenylate synthase codes for MSPPASIEMIADILRKGGLAALPTETVYGLGANALDPVAVARIFAAKERPFFDPLIVHLADLDWLPRVVKSFPPIAKTLAERFWPGPMTLVLPKSEVVPDLVTSGMPTVGIRIPDHELTRQVLRLANVPVAAPSANLFGRLSPTTAEHVREQLGDRIDALLDGGPCRVGVESSILRVEGDRVTLLRPGGIPVEEIEIAVGAPVHHELTTGDKPAAPGMLDSHYAPRTPLTVGNQIPPAAPWPRSGLLTFEAPHDSHGYAMVEVLSPKGDLVTAAAQFFQALHRLDAAGLDGIFAIAFPDRGLGRALNDRLKRAAFRKAETPN; via the coding sequence GTGAGCCCACCTGCTTCGATCGAAATGATCGCAGACATTCTTAGAAAAGGCGGCCTGGCGGCGCTGCCAACAGAGACCGTTTACGGTCTTGGTGCGAACGCGCTTGATCCCGTCGCCGTCGCCCGGATCTTTGCGGCGAAGGAACGCCCCTTCTTCGACCCGCTGATTGTCCATCTGGCAGACCTTGACTGGCTTCCCCGCGTTGTCAAAAGCTTCCCCCCCATCGCAAAGACGCTGGCGGAACGGTTCTGGCCGGGACCAATGACCCTGGTTCTACCCAAATCCGAGGTCGTTCCTGATTTGGTCACATCCGGCATGCCCACGGTTGGAATTCGCATTCCCGATCATGAGCTGACACGCCAAGTACTGAGACTCGCGAATGTTCCTGTGGCAGCGCCGAGCGCGAACCTCTTCGGGCGACTCAGTCCGACAACCGCCGAACATGTCCGCGAACAACTGGGCGATCGGATCGATGCACTGCTCGATGGCGGCCCCTGCCGCGTCGGCGTCGAATCGTCGATTCTCCGCGTTGAGGGGGATCGCGTGACACTCCTTCGCCCAGGGGGAATTCCGGTTGAAGAGATCGAAATCGCCGTCGGAGCTCCCGTACATCACGAACTGACAACCGGAGACAAGCCAGCAGCGCCAGGCATGCTCGACAGCCACTACGCCCCGCGCACACCTCTGACCGTCGGCAATCAGATCCCGCCTGCCGCGCCCTGGCCGCGTTCGGGTCTCCTGACATTTGAGGCACCGCACGATTCTCATGGCTACGCGATGGTCGAGGTCCTGTCACCCAAAGGAGATCTGGTGACGGCCGCGGCCCAGTTTTTCCAAGCGCTACATCGTCTCGACGCGGCGGGGCTTGATGGGATCTTTGCCATCGCGTTTCCAGACCGTGGGCTGGGGCGTGCACTGAATGATCGACTGAAGCGGGCTGCGTTTCGTAAAGCCGAAACCCCAAATTGA
- a CDS encoding creatininase family protein: protein MNLAELTWPEVDALSRDLPVVIPVAALEQHGHHLPVFTDSMLLGEVVRRASEATKERALFTPLMWLGNSHHHMDFPGTMSASPRVYLDLLNDLMENLLTHGFKRLVLLNGHGGNSTPGKQAVFEVRQRHRERFDLLLLFATYWEHGQPNQTRPDLVQQQMGHACEWETSMILRLAPHLVKDTKSLKTVDAGYDFDPAYRGWTTKDRTVPGHIGEPKFASADKGEALFAAFSSGVVKLIDDVGAWDGKSWSQSN from the coding sequence ATGAATCTCGCGGAACTCACCTGGCCCGAAGTGGATGCCCTTTCTCGAGACCTGCCAGTGGTGATTCCCGTGGCCGCACTCGAACAACATGGCCATCACTTGCCGGTCTTTACCGACAGCATGCTCTTGGGGGAAGTGGTTCGCCGCGCCAGTGAGGCGACAAAAGAGCGCGCACTTTTCACACCTCTCATGTGGCTGGGAAATTCACACCATCACATGGACTTCCCTGGAACCATGTCGGCGTCTCCGCGGGTCTACCTCGATTTGTTGAATGACCTGATGGAAAATCTGCTGACGCATGGATTCAAGCGGCTGGTGTTGCTGAACGGCCACGGGGGCAATTCGACTCCGGGTAAGCAAGCTGTCTTTGAAGTGCGTCAACGACATCGCGAGCGATTCGACTTGCTGCTGTTGTTTGCCACCTACTGGGAACATGGTCAACCGAACCAGACACGTCCTGATCTTGTCCAACAGCAAATGGGGCATGCCTGCGAATGGGAAACCTCGATGATTCTGAGGCTGGCCCCTCACCTTGTGAAAGACACGAAATCGCTGAAAACAGTGGATGCCGGCTATGACTTTGATCCCGCCTATCGAGGCTGGACCACTAAAGATCGGACCGTGCCCGGCCACATCGGCGAACCCAAATTTGCTTCGGCCGATAAGGGTGAAGCTCTGTTTGCGGCGTTCTCCAGCGGCGTGGTGAAGCTGATCGACGACGTGGGCGCGTGGGACGGAAAAAGCTGGTCCCAATCGAATTGA
- a CDS encoding DMT family transporter, protein MPYFWFVVICLIWGSSFVLMKRATLCLSPIGVGAGRAIGGTLVLALIFLFMKQKRTIRREDFLPLVAVVILGFVWPHSLQPEMVARHGGAFVGMTVGFTPLLTILVSIPILGLWPTKRQTIGVIGALACMLLLLMDLGKQSIPLTDILLTFSVPLTYSVANGIIRRSLKHLPPLELTLLCLASAGAVMLPLSLVVGNHREADPNQFALALASVAILGVVGTGIATFLFNRMVQQQGPLFAAMTTNLVPVGAFMWGHSDGERISTMQVAALVGILAMVTFVQVGAARPAALELSSAEQ, encoded by the coding sequence ATGCCGTATTTTTGGTTTGTGGTGATTTGCCTGATCTGGGGCAGTAGTTTCGTATTGATGAAGCGGGCGACACTGTGCTTGTCGCCGATTGGAGTCGGCGCCGGCCGTGCCATCGGCGGCACTCTCGTGCTGGCGCTGATTTTTCTGTTCATGAAACAGAAAAGGACAATCCGGCGCGAAGACTTCCTGCCGCTTGTTGCGGTCGTGATCCTCGGATTCGTCTGGCCCCACTCCCTGCAGCCAGAGATGGTCGCGCGGCATGGCGGAGCCTTCGTCGGAATGACAGTCGGCTTCACTCCGCTCCTCACGATTCTGGTCTCAATCCCCATCCTGGGACTCTGGCCGACAAAACGGCAAACGATCGGTGTGATTGGTGCACTCGCCTGCATGCTTCTGCTGCTAATGGACCTGGGAAAGCAGTCGATTCCACTGACGGATATTCTTCTGACGTTCAGCGTGCCTTTGACGTATTCCGTTGCGAATGGAATCATTCGCCGATCACTGAAGCACCTTCCCCCATTGGAATTGACCCTCCTTTGCCTGGCGTCCGCGGGTGCGGTCATGCTCCCCCTCTCGCTGGTCGTCGGAAATCATCGCGAAGCCGACCCCAACCAATTCGCACTTGCCCTGGCATCTGTCGCAATCCTTGGTGTTGTCGGAACCGGGATCGCAACCTTCCTGTTCAATCGAATGGTCCAACAACAAGGCCCTCTGTTTGCCGCGATGACGACGAACCTGGTTCCCGTCGGTGCCTTTATGTGGGGCCATTCCGACGGTGAGAGAATCAGCACGATGCAGGTCGCCGCGCTCGTCGGAATTCTCGCGATGGTGACGTTCGTTCAGGTCGGAGCCGCCCGTCCCGCCGCACTCGAATTGAGCTCTGCCGAACAATGA
- a CDS encoding FG-GAP repeat domain-containing protein, translating into MNHWTIAKAAALLCVLAPAVSAEDYTLHTFKKLRLNDQFWSEGANVGDFNRDGKMDVVCGPYWYAGPDFKERAEVYPAKATFKLKKEDGTEVVIPGFEGGLGVNNAYSDNFLTFTHDLNGDGWTDVLVYGFPGAAANWYENPKNEKKPWAAHVVFDTVDNESPTWLDITGDGKPEMVSGATRSVNGENKGFLGYATVDWSAADKAWTFHKVTPPGSWQRFTHGLGAGDVNGDGRIDLLALEGWWEQPASIATDSEWKFHPTSFGGGGAQMYVYDVNGDGLNDVITSLKAHEYGLAWFEQHREDGAIKFRQHLIMGSEPKENRYGLKFSQLHALDLVDMDGDGLKDIVTGKRFWAHGPKGDAEPEAPAVVYWFKLVRQTDKSIDWVPQFVDDDSGVGTQVLATDVNGDGRPDIVVGNKKGAFVHIHETRTVSKAEWEKSQPRPFAAAAGVSQK; encoded by the coding sequence ATGAATCATTGGACGATCGCGAAAGCCGCCGCCCTGCTGTGTGTGCTTGCCCCCGCTGTCTCAGCCGAAGACTACACGTTACATACGTTCAAAAAGCTTCGCTTGAACGACCAGTTCTGGAGCGAAGGTGCGAATGTCGGCGACTTCAACCGCGATGGCAAAATGGACGTAGTCTGCGGTCCCTACTGGTACGCAGGTCCCGATTTCAAAGAACGTGCCGAAGTCTATCCCGCAAAGGCGACCTTCAAACTGAAAAAGGAAGATGGCACTGAAGTCGTCATCCCCGGCTTTGAAGGTGGATTGGGCGTCAATAACGCGTACTCCGACAATTTTCTCACGTTCACACATGACCTGAACGGCGATGGCTGGACCGATGTTCTGGTGTATGGGTTCCCCGGCGCGGCGGCGAACTGGTACGAAAATCCCAAGAACGAAAAGAAACCCTGGGCGGCACATGTGGTCTTCGACACCGTCGACAATGAATCTCCGACCTGGCTCGACATCACAGGCGATGGCAAGCCCGAGATGGTCAGCGGGGCCACGCGGTCGGTCAATGGCGAGAACAAAGGATTCCTGGGCTACGCCACGGTCGATTGGTCGGCTGCCGACAAGGCTTGGACGTTCCACAAAGTCACGCCGCCCGGAAGTTGGCAGCGTTTTACCCACGGCCTGGGCGCAGGCGACGTCAATGGGGATGGGCGGATCGATCTGCTCGCCCTGGAAGGCTGGTGGGAACAACCGGCATCGATTGCAACCGATTCAGAATGGAAGTTTCACCCCACGTCATTCGGCGGCGGCGGGGCTCAGATGTATGTCTACGACGTGAACGGCGACGGACTGAACGATGTGATTACCAGTCTGAAGGCACACGAATATGGCCTGGCCTGGTTTGAACAACACCGTGAGGACGGCGCGATCAAATTTCGCCAGCATCTGATCATGGGAAGCGAGCCGAAGGAGAATCGGTATGGGCTGAAGTTCTCGCAACTTCATGCACTGGATCTGGTCGACATGGACGGCGACGGCTTGAAGGATATCGTAACCGGAAAGCGATTCTGGGCGCACGGTCCAAAAGGCGATGCCGAACCAGAAGCCCCAGCCGTCGTCTATTGGTTCAAGCTGGTGCGTCAGACGGACAAGTCAATTGATTGGGTCCCTCAGTTCGTCGACGATGATTCAGGCGTCGGAACGCAAGTTCTGGCGACGGATGTGAATGGTGATGGACGTCCCGATATCGTCGTTGGAAACAAGAAGGGTGCTTTTGTTCACATTCACGAAACAAGAACCGTCTCGAAGGCCGAATGGGAAAAATCCCAACCAAGGCCATTCGCCGCAGCGGCAGGCGTCTCACAGAAGTAG
- a CDS encoding RDD family protein, with the protein MSSRKPGYLFGVIVLAIVLSFPQIALSFAFVWNSYSTRQSMTPFLPGLRETYYFHILQNLSILDGRLIHMHHIQQNSAGKFEQKITKVDPETGEFEFLPATLKFPGGLNHYRTWACGDRRWFYSAANSFYELIDGQLQPSNLAKHPNMDMGIHGFMLNGKPSLVTTAVWGIVVETYENGKWRTQGTVDGSEQIGDLSRSQGAPNMMTGSHPDVIECHGQHHLFWHWEGMLFHRVGIDVVPSSIESLLAESKSMGGNEDDVASALAVANRDPFSEGWTRVRSTPAMPFPFGAATHALMIGGQPAAFIIDGVHSSTPIGHLYRLVNGIWEEHSSIAIPFGTTSTAAIATENGHLSYLGLCTSQGGCFFYRIDEQGIHETAGSATAKCLGPTYASMGVPAFRPVWSMLSVIAFTLGLGIVSGVGTWILMWWYTRPDYGFGLSEVRLGSLLWRGIARLLDILLVFGSASGVGWFLTRGINWLAFYDALNVRLEHPSVPVVAMAAKVVAISIAVVTILIFTMQAQWGITPGKWICGLKTVRTSLRPCGFVSVLAREIVFFVDAGNLLCWSPGILSIALSDCRQRLGDIVGDTIVIETKSLNQPPLTSEGSTIADATNVGKDH; encoded by the coding sequence ATGTCCAGCCGTAAGCCGGGATATTTGTTTGGCGTCATCGTTCTTGCGATCGTTTTATCGTTTCCACAAATCGCATTATCGTTTGCGTTTGTCTGGAATTCCTATTCGACGCGACAATCAATGACTCCGTTCCTGCCCGGACTTCGAGAAACGTACTACTTTCACATTCTGCAAAACTTGAGCATCTTGGACGGCCGCCTGATCCACATGCATCATATTCAACAGAATTCTGCGGGGAAATTTGAGCAGAAAATCACGAAAGTCGATCCAGAGACTGGCGAATTCGAGTTCCTACCAGCCACTCTGAAATTTCCCGGTGGATTGAATCACTATCGAACCTGGGCCTGTGGAGATCGGCGTTGGTTCTATTCAGCGGCCAACTCGTTTTACGAACTCATTGATGGACAACTGCAGCCATCCAATCTGGCAAAGCATCCCAACATGGACATGGGAATCCATGGGTTTATGCTCAACGGAAAACCATCCCTCGTGACGACCGCTGTTTGGGGAATCGTTGTCGAGACCTACGAAAATGGGAAATGGAGGACGCAGGGCACTGTCGATGGCTCGGAACAGATCGGCGATTTGTCCAGGAGCCAAGGGGCTCCAAATATGATGACTGGCAGTCATCCTGACGTCATCGAATGTCATGGCCAGCATCATTTGTTCTGGCATTGGGAAGGGATGTTATTCCATCGCGTGGGAATCGACGTGGTGCCGTCGTCGATTGAGAGCCTTTTGGCGGAAAGCAAGTCGATGGGCGGAAACGAAGACGATGTGGCTTCCGCACTCGCCGTCGCCAATCGTGACCCGTTCTCCGAGGGCTGGACTAGGGTTCGAAGCACTCCCGCGATGCCATTTCCCTTTGGCGCGGCGACACACGCCCTCATGATCGGCGGCCAACCTGCGGCATTTATCATTGATGGTGTTCATTCTTCAACGCCGATTGGCCACCTCTATCGCTTGGTGAACGGGATCTGGGAGGAACACTCCTCCATCGCGATTCCATTTGGGACGACATCCACGGCCGCAATTGCGACTGAGAACGGGCACCTGTCGTATCTGGGACTTTGCACTTCCCAGGGCGGATGCTTTTTCTACCGGATTGATGAGCAGGGGATTCACGAAACCGCGGGATCGGCCACCGCGAAATGCCTTGGACCGACGTATGCGAGTATGGGCGTCCCTGCTTTCAGGCCAGTGTGGAGTATGCTTTCCGTCATCGCATTCACGCTGGGGCTGGGAATTGTATCCGGCGTGGGAACTTGGATCCTCATGTGGTGGTATACAAGACCTGACTATGGATTTGGTCTTTCCGAAGTTCGGCTTGGATCACTTCTTTGGCGGGGGATCGCGCGGTTGCTCGATATTCTGCTCGTGTTTGGATCCGCGTCAGGCGTCGGTTGGTTTTTGACTCGCGGAATCAACTGGCTTGCGTTTTACGACGCGCTGAACGTGCGATTGGAACACCCTTCCGTCCCCGTCGTGGCAATGGCGGCAAAAGTTGTGGCCATCTCGATCGCGGTCGTAACGATCTTGATCTTTACAATGCAGGCCCAATGGGGCATCACGCCCGGCAAATGGATCTGCGGATTGAAGACCGTACGAACCAGTCTACGCCCCTGCGGTTTCGTGTCAGTACTCGCTCGCGAAATCGTGTTCTTCGTCGACGCCGGAAACCTCCTGTGCTGGTCACCCGGAATCTTGAGCATCGCCCTGTCCGATTGTCGCCAACGTCTGGGAGACATCGTCGGCGATACGATCGTGATCGAAACGAAATCACTCAACCAACCCCCGCTAACAAGTGAAGGTTCCACCATCGCTGACGCAACCAATGTTGGCAAAGATCATTAA